GCAACAGCCGACCTTTTTGAAAAAAACCTGCATGCGCTTCATGTAGGCGTCGTAGGCCGCTCCCCGGGGTTTTTGCATCAATGGCGTCGGGGGCCGGGAGATGACCTTGCGGTTGTCGTACCCGGCATGCAATTGAATCAACGCCAGCAAAGTCTTTTTCGACGACTTGATAAAGCTGGGACGGTAATAGCGTTCGTTTGTGTAGTCCCGGTAAAGAACTTTGACGCGGCTGGCCAGTTGGCTGTGGGTAGGCATGGGTTCGATCCTGCGTTTCTCGTAAGTGTTATCCGTCACCCTGCTTTTGAAACCGTTGAATCGCTCAGCGACAACAGGCGTTTGGGAGGACCGCCTTCGATCTCCCGAAAGACCCTTGAAAAATAGGAGGCATCGTTGAATCCGACGGCAAAACTGGCCTCGGTGATGTTGTATCCGCTGGTTGCGATCAGCGACTTGGCGGCCTCTATGCGCTGCCGGTTGAGATATTGTTTGAAGGACAGCCCCATGTGTTGTTTGAACAGGCGGGAGAAGTGGTACTTGCTCATGGCCGTCTCCCTGGCGACCATTTCCAGGGTAATCTGCTGTTGATAGTTGCCATGAATAAATTGAAGCGCCTTCCGCAAAAATGGCAGGCGATAGGTCGCGCATCGATCGTCGCAAAAGCCGGGCATAAAATCTTTGCAGAAAATCTCGTGCCCCCATCTGACCCCCATCGCCGTTTTTTTATAAAAGTAGTCTTTCAACGGTCGATACCTATCGATGGTGTGGAGAAAGCTTTCCCTGGACTGCAGAAACCAGGTGGAGGCTTTCAGACTGACAACGTTGGAGGAGGCGTGATCGCCGGTGAGAACCGCGATATCGAACAGCAAGTCGCCATCATTCAGGTGCCCGCATGGCAGCTCGTCCCCGACATGGTCGTAAACCGTCACTTTCGCGGTTCCGGAAAGAATAAAGCCGATCCGGGAAACCGGTTGCCCCTGTCGGATAAGAAACGCTCCGGCGGGAATGGATGTTTTCCTGTAGGTGCGGGAAATCGCGGCCAACTGCTCCGGGTCCAATTGGCGATACGGGTCCAGGTTCGAAAAGAGGCGGCAAATCTTCATTTCTGCTCGTACTCCCCATCGTCCGCTATGGGCGGACGAATCCAGGAATCTGTCCGAGCAAATAAAAAACCCTTCGGACAGACAATTGTCACGAAGGGCTGCACCCAGCTCGCTTAACCCTCGGGATCGGCAAGGCTCCGTCTAACCGCGGAAAGCCAACAATATATTGAAGGCAGGTCTTCTGACTCCCGGATCAATCTACCTTTCGCCCCTTCCCGCTTTGCTGATCGCAAAACAGTGGTTTTGGCGAATTTCGTCCCCGGTTACAGCGGCGGGACCGCTCCCGATTCTCACGGGATTTCCTATTAAGCCTTTCGGCACCTGAGAAATCCTTAACCCAGCCGCAAAGGCTTGTCAACGCATTCCCGATCAGGATTTCGTTATTTTTTCAAAGCGCAATTTTTTCCGGTTTTTGAACACATTTTTACAAGTTTTCAATCCTGCATTGGTATAGATATATTTTTTTAATCTGCGCCACACTGCCCTGTGGACAATCACAAAACCAACGTATCGGCATCCTGTGCATGCTGCGGTTTCCAAGTCGGATTTTCAATCTGAAAGGCCTGCTATGAAAAACAAGCTGATTGCTTTCTGGAAGGATGAATCGGGAGTCACTGCGGTCGAGTACGGCCTCATCGCCGGGGTGATGGCAGCCCTTCTGGTGGCGGTGTTGGGCCTGTTCGGGGACAACCTCAAAGAGCTTTTCGAGGCCATTGCCGACACGCTCAGCGATGCGGCCGAGGAAGTGAAAAGCCAGCAAAATTAGCTTATGATGTCGTTAACAGCCAGCCCTGTGGGAGAACTGGCGTGCATGCTGCTGCTGGCCGCGGCGATCTGCACGGACCTCTTACGCCGCATTATCCCCAACACCCTGATCTGCACCGGCGCGATCGGTGGCCTGATTTATCACCTGATGGCGGCCGTGACCACGGTGGAGGGCTTCCTCTTTTCCATATCGGGCCTGCTGGTCGGGGGGCTGTTATTGATCTGGCCCTATTCCCGTTCTTGGGTCGGAGGGGGAGACGTCAAACTGCTGGCCATGCTGGGGACCTGGGTTGGTCCCGCAACGATCCTGCGGGTATTCGTCTGCACAACGCTGGTGGGAGGTCTCATGGCCGCCGTTCAAATCATCCGCAGCCGGCGGACGCCTGGAAGAGTCGGTTCTTCCCGACGGGACCTGCCTTATGCGCTGGCCATGGGCGGCGGATATGCCCTTACCCTGTTGGGAGTTGCCTTCTTTTGAGAACCTTAACCTCGATGATTCGCAGTCAGCGAGGTGTTGCCGCCATGGAATTCGCCCTGGTGCTGCCCATCTTTCTGCTGCTGCTTTTCGCCATTATCGATTTCGGCTGGTATTTCACCCGCGAATTCGTGCTTATCAACGCTGTTTCCCAGGGGGCACGTTCAGCGGTGGGCACCGTGCGCCAGCCCGACGAAACCGTGAGCGCCTATGTGCAGCGGGTAACCGAGAAGGTCCGCGAGACAGCCGGCGACCTTTACTGGATCGGCACCCTTTCCGAATCGCGGATTACGGTGGAAGTGGAACTCTCCGGGGGATTACCCGATACGATCACGGTGGTAGGCAAGGACAACTACAGATCCCTCACCGGCTTTTTGCCCAGCTCACTGCTGCCCGAGGATACTAGGGCGAGGACGGTAATGGCTTTTTTATGATCACCCAACGGTAGCGCCGCCTGTCCGGCGGCTGCACGAGAGGACGTTATGCGCAAAACCAGAGGGCTCATCGCCCTGGCCATCGCCCTGGTGCTGGGGATAGTGGCCGCCCGCGCGGTGATGGTAACGCTGAACCGCAAACCGCAGCCACAGGCCGTAAAGCAGGCGGCTAAGCCGGCCGCTCCTCCCGAACGGCTGTTCGAAACCCTGCCCGCCCACCTGCGGCTGGTCAACGTGCGGGTGGACGATGTCACCGGCGTCTCCCGGGAGCTGAAGTCGGGAGACCGGGTGGATGTCATTGCGACTACGCCCCTCGAAGGCTCCCGCGGCGGCACGGTGTCCCGCATCCTGCTGGAGAACGTGGAGATCGGCCGGATGTCCAACGCTGCCCCCGTCACCAGCAAATTGGCGACCATGAGTAAATTCTGGACCGTTTCCCTGCTGGTGCCGCCGGAGGATGCCGTGACCCTGGTGGGGGCCGCCCAGGCCTCCACGCTATCCCTCATGGCCCGAAGCGGAGCAGAGTCCTCATCGGCGGCAGAGGCAGGCCTGCGCTCCGCCAGTTTCGTCTACACAGGGGCCCACGGCCTTCGTACCGCACGGCGCCCGGTGCGCGACGAAATCCCGGCGGACATGCGGGCAGTGACCCTTTCCCTGGCGGAAACGGACGGCATCTGCGGCATCATCAAGCCGGGAGACCGGGTGGACGTGGTCTACACCTGCCAGTCGGCCCGCATCAATATGGGCCAGGACCGCAGCGCGGGGGCCACCGCCAAGGTGGACAAGCTTTCCTACAGTTCGCAGGTGCTGCTGCAGAACGTGGAGGTGCTCGACACCGACCGGCAGTACCGCGCCGATCCGGGCAACAGCGAACCCACCCGGCAGGTGACCCTTCTGGTCAGCCCCCGGCAGGCTACGAAGCTGGCGGTGCTGACCGACTCGGGAGCCCGCCATGCGAGCCTGCGCCTGGTTGCCCGCAACCCGGAAGATACCGGCACCGTCCCCGTGCCCAAAGTGGAGTTGGGAGATCTACTTTCGGACCGCATGCCGGAATGGAAGGTCGATATCATTCAGGGCAACCAGATGAAAGTGCAGCAATTCTGAAACGGAAAAAGATTATGCCGAACAGGAAGAGTTTATATTTCAGGTGGATGTTCATCGCCCTGCTTTTGCTTTTGTCGTCCGGCATGGCGCTGGCCGGAGACGCTTCCCGGCGTCCGCTACGCCTGTTGGACAACACCCGACTGGCCGGGCGCATCGAACTATGTCTGGGCGAAGGGCGAGAGCTGTACCTGCCCCACGATATCGGCAACCTGTCTCTGGGATCGACGGATATTGCCGATGTCATGCTGATGAAAGGCCCGCATCCGCGCACCATCCGTATCGTGGGCAAAAGCGAGGGGCGCACCAATCTGATCATCTCCCCCCCTGCCATGGAAACGGAGAACAATGTCCGCAAGATCGAATACCTCATCCTGGTCCGCAAGGCCTATCAAGTGGAGGTGATCAACGGTGTCGAAACCAGCCCGGAGGCATCCCTTTCAGGATGGTAGCCGATGATAAAGGAGCATTGCAAGCGCCCATGAACTTCACGATTTCTTCTTTCTTTGCATTGGCCCTCCGGTTGGCGGCGGCAGGAATGATTCTGCTTTTCTCCCTTTCGACACCGGCCGTCTCCGCAGATCTGCGGCCGTCCGAGACCATCGAGGGCATCTATCTCGGAAAAACCTTCGTCTACCAGGCCGCGGTGCGTTTCGAGCGGGTGGCCGTGGGGCATGCCGGCGTGGCCGTCGTTCGAGCCCTTTCCGACGACACCCTGCTGATCAAGGGAAACAAGCCGGGACGCACCAACCTGATCCTGTGGCCCGTGGACGGCAGCCCGCCCGTAAGCCTCGATCTGAAGGTGGACGTTGATCCGCTGCTCATCGCCGATGTGGAAAAGATGGTCGGTGAAATGGTGCCCGACGCCGAGGTGCGCATTGTCTCGGCCAACGGCACCCTGATCCTGGACGGAACGGTAACCTCTCTCACCATGATGCAGCGGGTCCTGCAGATCGTCTCGGCCTATTTCGGCGAGAAGACCGATGCCGAGGAGGATGCCCAGCAGGCCTCCACCATCGTCATCGGAGACTCCGGCAGTTATTCGGCACAGGATGACGAGGGACAGCTCGGGCAGAACCTCAACACCAAAATCGCCATCCGCAACAACCTCATCGTGGTCAGGGGGCCCCAGCAGGTGCAGCTTGAAGTCAAGATCGCCGAGGTGTCCCGGTCGGGGGTCAAACAGATGGGGCTGGCCTACTTGTACAACGGCAGCGAGGCTTTTTCCTTCGTGCAAGGCGGCGACGTGAGCGGCAGTTCCTCGCTGGCACGGCCATCGACCAATGGAACCACGGTCGACGAAAACAACATCATCTCCTCGACCGCCGAACTGGCTACCCCCTTCAGCTCCGCCTTCCAGTTGCTCTTCCACTCTTCCAACAGAAACAACCTGGCCCTGCTCAACCTGCTCAAAGGGCAGGGGCTGGCCCGCTACCTGGCCACGCCCACCCTGGTGGCCATGAGCGGCCAGGAGGCCACCTTCCAGGTGGGGGGCTCCTTTCCCATCCCATCGTCCAACAGCAACGGAACCGATATCAACTATCGGGAATACGGCGTCCTGCTGCGTTTCACTCCGGTGGTGCTGGACCGGGAGACCATCTCCCTGCAGGTGAACCCCGAGGTGAGTTCGCCCGACTGGACCATGGGCACCTACTCGGGCGGAGTGGCGGTGCCGGGAACCAAAGAGCGCACCGCCAGCACCACTTTGCAGCTCAAGGACGGCCAGAGCTTCGTCATGGCGGGGCTGCTCAAGGAAGAGATGTACACCGAGGTGAGCAAACTGCCTCTTCTGGGAGACATTCCCGTGCTGGGTTCTTTGTTCACCAACAAGGAGTACAGCAAGGACGAGTCGGAACTGATCATCGTGGTGACCCCGCGCCTGGTGCGGCCGCTGGAGCCCTTTGAACGCCCGCCCCTGCCCGGGGAGAACTGGAAAAATGAGATCGGCGACCTCGATTTTTACCTGACCAACGATCTGGATTTCCGTTCCCGGGCCGAGGATTCGGAGGCGGTCACGCAGGCCGATATGGAGCAGGGGCAAAAGGCCTTTTCCGGAGACGTAGGGTATGCACAATGAACGGGGCAAGGGAGCAGGCGGCATGAGCGATCGGGCCAAGGCGATTCTGGTGGGCGGATCCAACGGATCATTAAGGCATCTGCAAAAAAAGCTGGGACCGGCGGTGGAGGTGGTGGCGACCCTTGACGACCACGCCTCTGCCTACACGGCAATCCGGGGAAAAGCGCCGGAGGCGGTCTTCATCGATGTCGCCTCCCGTCCGGCCGCAGGCTTGGCCCTGGCCAGGCAGCTCAAACGGTCCCTGCCCGCCACAAGCCTGTTTCTGGTGGCCCCGGACAAGGATCCGGACCTGCTCATGGAGGGGCTGCGCATCGGCGTGGCCGATTTTTTCTGCCTTCAGGAAAGCGACAACGATCTGGCAGCCGGCGTGCGGCGGGCATTGGACCGCAAGGACAGCCGGACGGGAGAATTGACCGCGGTATTCAGCCTCAAGGGCGGACAGGGCGTCACCACCATTGCCACCAACCTGGCGGACCAGATCAACGCCACGCTGGGCGAACGGGTGCTTCTGTTCGACATGAACCTCTATCTCGG
This window of the uncultured Desulfosarcina sp. genome carries:
- a CDS encoding helix-turn-helix domain-containing protein; translated protein: MKICRLFSNLDPYRQLDPEQLAAISRTYRKTSIPAGAFLIRQGQPVSRIGFILSGTAKVTVYDHVGDELPCGHLNDGDLLFDIAVLTGDHASSNVVSLKASTWFLQSRESFLHTIDRYRPLKDYFYKKTAMGVRWGHEIFCKDFMPGFCDDRCATYRLPFLRKALQFIHGNYQQQITLEMVARETAMSKYHFSRLFKQHMGLSFKQYLNRQRIEAAKSLIATSGYNITEASFAVGFNDASYFSRVFREIEGGPPKRLLSLSDSTVSKAG
- a CDS encoding Flp family type IVb pilin; the protein is MKNKLIAFWKDESGVTAVEYGLIAGVMAALLVAVLGLFGDNLKELFEAIADTLSDAAEEVKSQQN
- a CDS encoding prepilin peptidase, which codes for MMSLTASPVGELACMLLLAAAICTDLLRRIIPNTLICTGAIGGLIYHLMAAVTTVEGFLFSISGLLVGGLLLIWPYSRSWVGGGDVKLLAMLGTWVGPATILRVFVCTTLVGGLMAAVQIIRSRRTPGRVGSSRRDLPYALAMGGGYALTLLGVAFF
- a CDS encoding TadE/TadG family type IV pilus assembly protein, which codes for MRTLTSMIRSQRGVAAMEFALVLPIFLLLLFAIIDFGWYFTREFVLINAVSQGARSAVGTVRQPDETVSAYVQRVTEKVRETAGDLYWIGTLSESRITVEVELSGGLPDTITVVGKDNYRSLTGFLPSSLLPEDTRARTVMAFL
- the cpaB gene encoding Flp pilus assembly protein CpaB gives rise to the protein MRKTRGLIALAIALVLGIVAARAVMVTLNRKPQPQAVKQAAKPAAPPERLFETLPAHLRLVNVRVDDVTGVSRELKSGDRVDVIATTPLEGSRGGTVSRILLENVEIGRMSNAAPVTSKLATMSKFWTVSLLVPPEDAVTLVGAAQASTLSLMARSGAESSSAAEAGLRSASFVYTGAHGLRTARRPVRDEIPADMRAVTLSLAETDGICGIIKPGDRVDVVYTCQSARINMGQDRSAGATAKVDKLSYSSQVLLQNVEVLDTDRQYRADPGNSEPTRQVTLLVSPRQATKLAVLTDSGARHASLRLVARNPEDTGTVPVPKVELGDLLSDRMPEWKVDIIQGNQMKVQQF
- a CDS encoding pilus assembly protein N-terminal domain-containing protein is translated as MPNRKSLYFRWMFIALLLLLSSGMALAGDASRRPLRLLDNTRLAGRIELCLGEGRELYLPHDIGNLSLGSTDIADVMLMKGPHPRTIRIVGKSEGRTNLIISPPAMETENNVRKIEYLILVRKAYQVEVINGVETSPEASLSGW
- a CDS encoding pilus assembly protein N-terminal domain-containing protein is translated as MNFTISSFFALALRLAAAGMILLFSLSTPAVSADLRPSETIEGIYLGKTFVYQAAVRFERVAVGHAGVAVVRALSDDTLLIKGNKPGRTNLILWPVDGSPPVSLDLKVDVDPLLIADVEKMVGEMVPDAEVRIVSANGTLILDGTVTSLTMMQRVLQIVSAYFGEKTDAEEDAQQASTIVIGDSGSYSAQDDEGQLGQNLNTKIAIRNNLIVVRGPQQVQLEVKIAEVSRSGVKQMGLAYLYNGSEAFSFVQGGDVSGSSSLARPSTNGTTVDENNIISSTAELATPFSSAFQLLFHSSNRNNLALLNLLKGQGLARYLATPTLVAMSGQEATFQVGGSFPIPSSNSNGTDINYREYGVLLRFTPVVLDRETISLQVNPEVSSPDWTMGTYSGGVAVPGTKERTASTTLQLKDGQSFVMAGLLKEEMYTEVSKLPLLGDIPVLGSLFTNKEYSKDESELIIVVTPRLVRPLEPFERPPLPGENWKNEIGDLDFYLTNDLDFRSRAEDSEAVTQADMEQGQKAFSGDVGYAQ